ATGCCGTACAACGCTCGCAATCCGATGAACGCCCAATAGTTCGGCGCGAACGCCGTGAGCAATTCCAGCAGTGAATAGATGGCGATGTCGACCATCAGCGGCACGCGCCGGCCGTAGCGGTCCGCGAACCAGCCGAAGATGAGCGCGCCGAGCGGGCGCATCATGAGGGTGATCGTGATCGCGAAGGCGACGTCCGGAATCGCGCGGCCGAATTCGCCGGCGATCTTGACCACGACGAACGTCACCAGGAAGTAATCGAATGCGTCGAGCGTCCAACCAAGGAAGCTCGCGACGAAGGTCTTTTGCTGGCTGCTCGAGAGCGATCGAACGATGGCGAGCGCTGTCATGGCGCGCACGTTCTTGGACGCGCGCCCGGACTCATGCTCGGGGTATCGTCTCTAATTCAGGACTGGCGCACGGTATCGACGGAAGTTTTCTCGGCGAACAGACGTTGCCAACCCGCTCTCATGAACGATTCTGCCGACTGCGGCGCGAGTGGGTCGTAGCGGTGCACGCCGACGTGAAGCGCCAAATCCAAACGTTCGAGTCTCGGCCCGAGGGCATCGAGAGCATTTGCGACCCGCGCGCGCAAGTCGTTCTGCGCGTGCGCGTCGCCCGGCATCAGCAACGCCGCGAACTCGTCGCCTTTACATCGCGCCGCAAACTCGCCGGGCTGCAACGCAGAGCCGATGACGCGCGACGTCAAGACGAGCAATTCGTTGCCGACGTTCCGTCCGGCATCGCGGTTCGCGGCCCGCAGACCAGCGACGTCGAACATGGCCACGTCGAAGCCGACGCGCGTCGCGTCGGCCAAGGCGATCGCGCGCTCGAGATGAATTCCAAATGCGCGCGCGGTGCCTAGTCCGGTGAGATCGTTCACCAGTGCCAGCTCGTGGATTTCCGCAGCCTGCTTGTCGACGACGTACATGTCGATCTTCGCGTCGCACAGGAGCACCGCCGCCGGGATGAGCGCTGCGATCAACGCGTAGGCGGTGGAGACGAGCACGGCTTCGGACCCTCCCGTGCTCACGGCGATGGTCGCGGCGGCGCTCAATGCGCCCGCCGCTACGGCGGCGATCATCCAATCTCGCAGAATCGTCCGGTGCCCGGGTGCGAAAATCAGCGTGACGGCTGCCGCCGCGTATGCGCCGACGGTCCACGCCGCCCAAGCAGACGAATCGGCTTCGCCCGCGGCCGCAAATCTCAGTGAGCTCCAAACAATGACCGTTGCCGACGCGATGGCTATGCCGTTTGCCCA
This genomic window from Candidatus Eremiobacteraceae bacterium contains:
- a CDS encoding GGDEF domain-containing protein, giving the protein MSTADFVFVPDSEAGVTGVVTVPARTKILRYRPRVRTAVVIFCAALGAVFAAMFSQLEAPRLHFAPIDAVTASSAASLASVVCAFLLSSRLAISRSPALAALAATFTYSGILLAAHAWAGNTRGGWLWAAWALGCAVGITMFGAIDWYWARKQRRSAERGYYSDTRQRYKRLPRPKAMAVLFWANGIAIASATVIVWSSLRFAAAGEADSSAWAAWTVGAYAAAAVTLIFAPGHRTILRDWMIAAVAAGALSAAATIAVSTGGSEAVLVSTAYALIAALIPAAVLLCDAKIDMYVVDKQAAEIHELALVNDLTGLGTARAFGIHLERAIALADATRVGFDVAMFDVAGLRAANRDAGRNVGNELLVLTSRVIGSALQPGEFAARCKGDEFAALLMPGDAHAQNDLRARVANALDALGPRLERLDLALHVGVHRYDPLAPQSAESFMRAGWQRLFAEKTSVDTVRQS